In Meleagris gallopavo isolate NT-WF06-2002-E0010 breed Aviagen turkey brand Nicholas breeding stock chromosome 2, Turkey_5.1, whole genome shotgun sequence, the following are encoded in one genomic region:
- the LOC104909260 gene encoding ectonucleotide pyrophosphatase/phosphodiesterase family member 1-like yields the protein MEAGSCRKTAYLNSYLDNVQDFVLVPGPAARLRPNNVPDEYFSFNYEGIVRNLTCIEPNQPFKAYMKQFLPKRFHYANNDRIEPLHFYLNSQWQLARKPLEIKSCTGGFHGSDNRFPSMQVRFENLHWLLFLASFD from the exons ATGGAAGCAGGGAgttgcagaaaaacagcatatCTGAACAGCTATCTGGACAACGTTCAAGATTTCGTATTAGTGCCTGGTCCTGCAGCTCGCCTTCGACCTAATAATGTTCCAGATGAGTATTTCTCTT TTAATTATGAAGGCATTGTCAGAAACCTCACA tgcatAGAACCAAATCAGCCTTTCAAAGCTTATATGAAACAGTTTCTACCCAAGCGTTTCCATTATGCCAATAATGACCGGATTGAACCACTgcacttttatttaaattctcaATGGCAACTAGCTAG GAAACCACTTGAGATTAAAAGTTGCACAGGTGGATTCCATGGCTCAGATAATCGCTTCCCAAGTATGCAGGTAAGGTTTGAAAACTTACattggcttttgtttttagCATCATTTGATTAA
- the LOC104909312 gene encoding ectonucleotide pyrophosphatase/phosphodiesterase family member 1-like codes for MCDLLDLKPAPNNGTHGCLNNLLRNPVYTPHHPKETSHPSECSFVGQRTFPVSLGCSCRTAGLPVRDFHQRLNLTETEVKKIETLTLPYGRPRVLQKKHNYCLLYHYRYVNGYSKDYKMSLWSAYTINKNDNWISTAEDISSCLHKDVRIPSNHNQTCSFYNSHPRLTYGFLSPPNFMRDVKKSHYDALLTSNIVPMYPAFKVLWNYFHQSLLPEYAADRNGVNVVSGPVFDYDSDGIYDTPEKVKRHPGNSEVPIPTHFFIVLTTCKNTSETPLKCKGSLDALSFIVPHREDNSESCADGRSESLWVEERMKFHIARIRDIELLTGLSFYQDRKQPVSDILQLKTYLPTFETV; via the exons ATGTGCG ACTTGCTTGATTTGAAGCCAGCCCCAAACAATGGAACCCATGGATGCCTAAATAATCTCTTAAGGAATCCTGTTTACACCCCTCACCATCCCAAAGAAACAAGCCATCCTTCTGAATGCTCTTTTGTGGGACAAAGAACCTTTCCAGTGAGCCttggctgctcctgcaggacAGCA GGCTTGCCAGTAAGAGATTTTCATCAGCGTTTAAATCTTACTGAAACAGAAG TTAAGAAGATAGAGACACTTACTTTGCCCTACGGACGGCCCAGGgttctgcagaagaaacatAATTACTGCCTCCTTTACCATTACCGCTATGTAAATGGATACAGCAAGGACTACAAGATGTCACTGTGGAGTGCATACACCATTAACAAAAAT GACAATTGGATTTCTACCGCAGAAGATATTTCCAGCTGCTTACACAAGGATGTTCGTATTCCTTCTAATCATAACCAGACGTGTTCATTTTACAACAGTCATCCTAGACTAACTTATggatttctttctcctccaa ATTTTATGAGAGATGTAAAGAAATCTCATTATGATGCCTTGCTCACCAGCAACATTGTGCCAATGTATCCTGCATTTAAAG TGTTATGGAACTACTTCCATCAGTCCCTGCTGCCTGAGTATGCTGCAGACAGAAATGGTGTCAATGTAGTAAGTGGTCCCGTGTTTGATTACGACTCTGATGGGATCTATGATACCCCAGAAAAGGTGAAAAG acaCCCTGGTAACTCAGAAGTTCCCATTCCTACTCATTTCTTCATTGTGCTGACTACTtgtaaaaatacttctgaaactCCTTTGAAGTGCAAAGGATCTCTTGATGCCTTATCTTTCATTGTACCTCACAGAGAAGACAATAGTGAAAGCTGTGCA GATGGGAGGTCTGAGTCGCTGTGGGTTGAAGAGAGAATGAAGTTTCACATAGCTCGGATCAGAGATATAGAATTACTTACAGGACTCAGCTTCTATCAAGACAGAAAACAGCCAGTATCTGACATTTTACAGTTAAAAACATATTTACCAACTTTCGAAACGGTCTGA
- the CCN2 gene encoding CCN family member 2, whose product MKQLQDPRLLSLILLAPLPELGWHKQLCSQTVNPIQELSQLKTLNIFSSWLFFTWFSSLTYLTLQQHKVNTSIERGLLQQEKQGGPLGKQAAGRGSRRPGRCVTARLLPSLAARDGAPCVFSGMVYRSGESFQSSCKYQCTCLDGAVGCVPLCSMDVRLPSPDCPYPRRVKLPGKCCEEWVCDEAKEQTAVGPALAAYRLEDTYSPDPTMMRANCLVQTTEWSACSKTCGMGISTRVTNDNAFCRLEKQSRLCMVRPCEADLEENIKKGKKCIRTPKISKPIKFELSGCTSVKTYRAKFCGVCTDGRCCTPHRTATLPVEFKCPDGEIMKRKMMFIKTCACHYNCPGDNDIFESLYYRKMYGDMA is encoded by the exons ATGAAGCAATTGCAAGATCCAAGACTTTTATCACTTATTCTTCTTGCACCACTTCCTGAGCTGGGCTGGCACAAGCAATTGTGTAGCCAAACAGTGAACCCAATCCAGGAACTCAGCCAGCTCAAAAcacttaatattttttcctcctggctATTTTTCACTTGGTTCAGTTCCCTGACCTACTTAACTCTGCAGCAACACAAAGTTAACACTAGCATAGAGCGGGGTttgctgcagcaggaaaaacaagGGG GGCCGCTGGGGAAGCAGGCGGCGGGGAGGGGGTCCCGGCGGCCGGGACGATGTGTGACCGCCCGCCTCCTGCCTTCCCTCGCAGCTCGGGACGGAGCGCCCTGCGTCTTCTCCGGCATGGTGTACCGGAGCGGCGAGTCCTTCCAGAGCAGCTGCAAGTACCAGTGCACCTGCCTGGACGGCGCGGTGGGCTGCGTGCCTCTCTGCAGCATGGACGTCCGTCTGCCCAGCCCCGACTGCCCCTACCCGCGGCGAGTGAAGCTCCCCGGCAAGTGCTGCGAGGAGTGGGTCTGCGACGAAGCCAAGGAGCAGACGGCTGTGGGACCCGCGCTGGCCG CTTACAGACTGGAAGACACTTACAGCCCAGACCCCACCATGATGCGTGCCAACTGCCTGGTGCAGACTACTGAGTGGAGTGCTTGCTCCAAGACCTGTGGCATGGGCATCTCGACCAGGGTCACCAATGATAATGCTTTCTGCAGACTGGAGAAGCAGAGCAGACTGTGCATGGTCAGACCTTGTGAAGCTGACCTGGAGGAGAACATCAAG AAAGGCAAAAAGTGCATTCGCACCCCAAAAATCTCCAAGCCCATCAAGTTTGAGCTGTCTGGCTGCACCAGCGTGAAGACGTACAGAGCTAAGTTCTGTGGTGTCTGCACTGACGGGCGCTGCTGCACACCCCACAGAACAGCCACCCTCCCCGTGGAGTTCAAGTGCCCCGATGGAGAGatcatgaaaaggaaaatgatgttCATCAAGACCTGTGCCTGCCACTACAACTGCCCTGGAGACAATGACATCTTTGAGTCTCTGTACTACAGGAAGATGTATGGAGACATGGCATAA